The DNA window AACATGCTTTTCTCTTGGCTTTCAAGCCACAAGCTCTCTGAAAATATAGGAAAAGCAATAAGGAGACAGTAGACAGTAGACAGTAGACAGGGAAGAGATTTTTTTAAATTCTTACCACAATTTTGCATTTTGCATTTTGCATTTTGCATTTTCTTATCTTACCTCCACTGTCTCCTTGTCTATAACAATTCCTTTAATTATCTTATTTGATGCGAGGTTTCTAAGAGATATCTCCTTTCCTTTATAGCCTGTTGATATAGCCATTCCCTTTGTTTTTATAGAAAATCCATTGCCATTTTTTAAAACAGAAACAATATCACCAAAATGGATTAGAGGAGGCTCTTTTATATAGCTTGAAAGGATTATATTTCCCTCCTGAATTCTCCTTCCTACCTCCCTTCCAACAATTTTTTCATTTTCTGTAATATACCCAGATATGCTTGTTATTTCCCTCTCTTCTTTTTTTATCATATCCTCTGTGATGATGTCTTTTGTATTTAATGGCTTTGCAGCAACAAATACATCCTGAAATTTTCTTATTCTAAAGGATTTCCTTATCCTTTTGCACTCCTTTCCATCAAGTAAGATTTTTATCTCAACTAAGGCATTCTGATATGAAATATTAGAATTTGCCTCTAGTGTAAGGTTTCCATCTGGAAGGGAGAGGTCAGAAATCTTCCTTTCTTCAATCTCAATCCTTCCATCACTAACAAGGCCTTCTATCTTTTCTTTTGAAACCCTCATTATTTCATCTCCTGAAAGCACCTGGGCAGATACATTAAAGGCTATGAATAGCCAATAGCCAATAGCCTTGACTCTTGACTCCTGACTCCTGACTCCTGACTCCTTCATCATCTCTTCAATGTTGTTACCACACCGAGCATAGAATCTGCTGTCTGGATTGCCTTTGAGCTAAATTCATATGCCCTCTGGGCAACAATCATATTAACCATTTCCTCTACTACATTAACATTTGACATTTCCACAAATCCCTGGCTAATCCTTCCAAAACCACCCTCCCCTGGTGCTCCTGTTAAAGGCTCGCCAGATGCACCTGTTTCCTTTAAGATATTCTTTCCCCATGCTGATAAGCCAGCTGGATTGACAAACCTTGCAAGCTCTATCTTTCCAATCTCCTCTGGTGTCTTCATATCCCCTCCCATTATAGCAAACACGGTTCCGTCCTCTGTAATGGATATATTTGTTGCATCCTCTGGGATTGTAATCTCAGGCTGAAGGATATATCCATTTGCATTTATCATCTTTCCTTCTGAATCCTTTGAAAATGTTCCATCCCTCGTATAACCTGTTTCACCATTTGGAAGGAGAACCTGAAAAAAGCCAGGGCCCTCTATTGCAACATCCAATGGATTTTTTGTCTCTTCAAGTGAGCCTTCTAGCTGAATCTTTTGTGTCCCTGCCACCTTTACGCCATGACCAACCTGGACGCCTGTAGGTATCTTTCCTCCACCTGCAATGGGTGTTCCAGGAAGTCTCAGGGTCGTATAAAGCAAGTCCTCAAATTGTGCCCTATCCCTCTTATATCCCATTGTATTCACATTTGCCAGATTATTGGCAATTACATCAAGGTGAAATTGCTGGGCATTCATCCCTGTTGCCGCTGTCCATAAACTTCTCTCCATCTTTA is part of the bacterium genome and encodes:
- the flgA gene encoding flagellar basal body P-ring formation chaperone FlgA, with protein sequence MMKESGVRSQESRVKAIGYWLFIAFNVSAQVLSGDEIMRVSKEKIEGLVSDGRIEIEERKISDLSLPDGNLTLEANSNISYQNALVEIKILLDGKECKRIRKSFRIRKFQDVFVAAKPLNTKDIITEDMIKKEEREITSISGYITENEKIVGREVGRRIQEGNIILSSYIKEPPLIHFGDIVSVLKNGNGFSIKTKGMAISTGYKGKEISLRNLASNKIIKGIVIDKETVEVR
- the flgG gene encoding flagellar basal-body rod protein FlgG, yielding MERSLWTAATGMNAQQFHLDVIANNLANVNTMGYKRDRAQFEDLLYTTLRLPGTPIAGGGKIPTGVQVGHGVKVAGTQKIQLEGSLEETKNPLDVAIEGPGFFQVLLPNGETGYTRDGTFSKDSEGKMINANGYILQPEITIPEDATNISITEDGTVFAIMGGDMKTPEEIGKIELARFVNPAGLSAWGKNILKETGASGEPLTGAPGEGGFGRISQGFVEMSNVNVVEEMVNMIVAQRAYEFSSKAIQTADSMLGVVTTLKR